The window GCAGAATTTCGTCAGGCCGGACATGAGGTCATCACCATTGAGAAGCAGGCCGGTAAAACGTTGAAAGGGAAAAAAGGCGAGGCCAGCGTCACCATCGATAAAGCCATCGATGACGTGCGCCCTGCCGATTTTGACGCCCTGCTGCTGCCTGGCGGCCACTCGCCGGATTACCTGCGCGGCGACGATCGCTTCGTCACCTTTACGCGTGACTTTGTCAATTCCGGCAAACCGGTCTTTGCCATCTGCCACGGGCCTCAGCTGCTGATCAGCGCCGACGTGGTGCGCGGGCGCAAGCTCACCGCCGTTAAGCCTATCGTCATTGATGTGAAAAACGCCGGTGCGGAATTTTACGATCAGGAAGTGGTAGTGGATAAAGACCAGCTGGTGACCAGCCGTACCCCTGACGATCTGCCCGCCTTTAACCGTGAAGCGTTACGCATTCTCGGCGCCTGATTGCCGGAGCCAGTGAAGTTTTTTGCCAAAGCCCAGCGTGTTGTCGGTGAACTTGATTTCATCCAGCCGGATTTCCCACACCGGCGCTGACAGCGCTCTGGCAACCGGAAAGCGGCGATGGTAAGCGCTGCGCGCGGCGTCGCTTTCCTCCCCTTCCAGTCGGCGAATCTCGCCCTTAAACTGCACCCCGCGAATCAGCGCCACGGTTTTCGGCTGGCCGTTCACCGTACCGGCAACGCGGGCCTGCGCGCCTGACATCTGCGCGTGGCGCGTTT is drawn from Citrobacter rodentium NBRC 105723 = DSM 16636 and contains these coding sequences:
- a CDS encoding type 1 glutamine amidotransferase domain-containing protein codes for the protein MSKKIAVLITDEFEDSEFTSPAAEFRQAGHEVITIEKQAGKTLKGKKGEASVTIDKAIDDVRPADFDALLLPGGHSPDYLRGDDRFVTFTRDFVNSGKPVFAICHGPQLLISADVVRGRKLTAVKPIVIDVKNAGAEFYDQEVVVDKDQLVTSRTPDDLPAFNREALRILGA
- a CDS encoding YhbP family protein, with product METLTAISRWLAKQHVVTWCVQHEGELWCANAFYIFDARKVAFYLLTEEKTRHAQMSGAQARVAGTVNGQPKTVALIRGVQFKGEIRRLEGEESDAARSAYHRRFPVARALSAPVWEIRLDEIKFTDNTLGFGKKLHWLRQSGAENA